A genomic segment from Thermotoga neapolitana DSM 4359 encodes:
- a CDS encoding polysaccharide biosynthesis/export family protein, translating into MKKVLFVAFLLMTVLLLSYSIRKGDVLRIEVVGYPDLTRDCTVDIEGAITFPYVGTGEGGGSWR; encoded by the coding sequence ATGAAGAAGGTTTTGTTTGTGGCATTTCTTCTGATGACGGTGCTTCTTCTTTCCTACAGCATCAGAAAGGGAGACGTTCTGAGGATCGAGGTCGTGGGGTATCCGGACCTCACAAGAGACTGCACCGTTGATATCGAGGGTGCGATCACCTTTCCCTACGTGGGGACGGGTGAAGGTGGAGGGTCTTGGCGTTGA
- a CDS encoding EpsG family protein produces the protein MVYLLPVVVLFFMNLILSKSNFRYSKIIILFFSVTFIFISSLRYRIGTDWEPYYEFFHLPSYKLMLEHYFEPLYKLLAIIVKLLFNNYYAFLFVIGSFFLVETYTVNKIALETMKPRGYSSTILLLAIYMFRFADYMGGQRQALAVALCMVSLMFRLKNKTFASIIVWILAILFHYSASIFIIPMIIYGMIEERGRRIFEINPLVISLFLIVFFSISYWIINNSLVLNRNIPVISSILMKMVVYQGKRGTLGIIDYSFRDPLLVSERILFNLLFIIIGKNFYRKNRFGKFLLATYSFSTLYYIFFMFTARVIAGRGIAYFRFSDVLLLSTLPEALRSRLRKSDYNSLLATKLFEFLIITYIVARFVVVVLWANRIFYLPYKSILQ, from the coding sequence ATGGTATATCTGCTTCCTGTAGTGGTACTATTCTTTATGAATTTAATACTATCGAAAAGTAATTTTAGGTATTCCAAGATAATTATCCTGTTTTTTTCAGTTACCTTCATTTTCATTTCATCATTGAGGTATAGAATAGGCACAGATTGGGAACCATACTATGAATTTTTTCATCTTCCCTCATATAAATTGATGTTGGAACATTATTTTGAACCCCTTTATAAACTGTTGGCAATTATTGTGAAATTGTTATTCAACAATTATTATGCATTTTTATTCGTTATAGGTTCTTTTTTCCTGGTAGAAACTTACACCGTAAACAAAATAGCACTTGAGACAATGAAACCAAGGGGATATAGCTCTACAATTTTATTGCTGGCTATTTACATGTTCAGGTTTGCAGATTACATGGGGGGACAACGACAAGCATTGGCTGTAGCTTTATGTATGGTTTCTTTAATGTTTCGATTAAAGAATAAAACGTTTGCATCTATAATAGTGTGGATTCTTGCAATTCTTTTCCATTATTCGGCATCTATCTTTATCATACCTATGATTATCTACGGTATGATCGAAGAAAGGGGAAGAAGAATTTTCGAAATAAATCCTTTGGTAATCTCATTGTTTCTTATTGTCTTTTTCTCAATATCATATTGGATCATCAACAACTCGTTAGTGCTCAATAGAAATATTCCAGTAATCTCCAGCATATTAATGAAAATGGTTGTGTATCAGGGAAAAAGGGGCACACTTGGGATAATTGATTACAGCTTTCGTGATCCTCTTTTAGTTAGTGAAAGGATACTTTTCAATCTGCTCTTTATCATAATCGGAAAAAATTTTTATCGTAAAAATAGATTTGGTAAATTCTTACTAGCGACTTACAGCTTTTCCACATTATATTACATATTCTTCATGTTTACTGCAAGAGTAATAGCAGGAAGAGGAATTGCTTACTTTAGATTTTCAGACGTACTGTTGTTATCAACGTTGCCAGAAGCTCTACGTTCTAGACTTCGTAAAAGTGACTACAATAGTCTCTTAGCCACAAAGCTCTTTGAATTTTTAATAATTACGTATATCGTTGCACGATTTGTCGTTGTAGTACTCTGGGCAAATCGTATTTTCTACTTACCATATAAAAGCATCCTGCAATAA
- a CDS encoding SLBB domain-containing protein, translated as MKVEGLGVEEVMKLLEERLSSSFSEPKVVVSLLQIAPRNVYISGVVNRTVDMGMEDLTVSKLLSLLNNTVDLSMVDLSSVKVVRNGKVYALDLSSLLWGEVPEKDITLQENDQVILPEKTYTDFVKVVGAVAKPGVYPYRKGMTLVDLLAVAGGTTQESSGKIVVLSKDETVEVSEEELYQKNVPLKPGDTVHVQKMDERFAYIVGAVSRPGMYAFSKEESLTLKNLVAKAGGLSVDKRFIEKALITRGGETLEYDPDVLDENVEIEVGDVVEIKKFEKTEVYVSGYVSRPGVYEISPKENVTLEKLLSMAGGIKGTLEEVDSIVVTRDGSVITLSPNNLDFSVKPGDVVNVKEFVPKKAYVLGYVRNPGLYTFGKNEAFTLRNLIAKAGGFVDEGQVVSVKVAGKEYSPDEIVKEDILLEDGVFVYVERYTDRFVYMVGDNVSRNGKMSFEKEEPFTLSTALKKYGIEDFSLIKSLSLLRNGREMTFDPEKILTEDVPLEKGDTILVRTVQTKRVYFTGDVYGYVDFAKDEDITLEKALARFGKVQRKYIAGLKVIMDGRVQKFDELVDVPLEDGAVVELNLKESIRVYVDGFVRAPQMVVFEPDETPVLDRAIVKAGGYREDTLFEAGNITVLRDGHEITVPKEQTSSFELEDGDLVFVKYREKTHVYVFGEGITNTLVTFEDEETPTLRSVLGKVGGVKSTGSERIVVVKPDGEKEEVDYEEVIKTGGPVLESGSVVFVPLETENFAYVVGEVARPGAYELKGDVTLLKLIAQAGGLSNWALRTKVILRRGEKEFTYDFTSIEEVQNVKVEPGDVVYVPPVETNYVYVLGNVKNPGIVKVDRYSTVFDVVMRAGGFTEKAAASRIFLFRGGPQGEVTVCDLSGVLSGKGGGVNLNVSPGDVVFVPDNPLIQVTEALSIVNTIFSTIRNVKDVMGW; from the coding sequence GTGAAGGTGGAGGGTCTTGGCGTTGAAGAGGTGATGAAACTTCTGGAAGAAAGACTCTCTTCCAGTTTTTCTGAGCCAAAAGTTGTCGTGTCTCTCCTTCAGATCGCACCGAGGAACGTCTACATCTCAGGTGTTGTGAACAGGACCGTGGACATGGGAATGGAAGATCTCACCGTCTCAAAGCTCCTATCTCTTCTCAACAACACAGTAGATCTTTCCATGGTGGATCTTTCCTCGGTAAAGGTGGTGAGGAATGGGAAGGTATATGCGCTCGATCTTTCCTCTCTTCTGTGGGGAGAGGTACCGGAGAAAGATATTACGCTTCAAGAGAACGACCAGGTCATACTACCAGAGAAGACCTACACGGACTTTGTGAAGGTCGTTGGGGCCGTGGCAAAACCCGGAGTGTACCCCTACAGGAAGGGAATGACCCTTGTCGACCTTCTCGCGGTGGCAGGTGGGACAACGCAGGAAAGTTCTGGGAAGATCGTTGTTCTCTCAAAAGATGAAACCGTTGAGGTCTCAGAAGAGGAACTCTACCAGAAGAACGTTCCTCTGAAACCAGGTGACACGGTGCACGTTCAAAAGATGGACGAAAGGTTTGCCTACATCGTGGGAGCAGTTTCAAGGCCTGGCATGTACGCGTTTTCTAAGGAAGAGTCTCTCACACTCAAGAACCTCGTGGCGAAGGCCGGAGGACTCTCCGTCGATAAAAGGTTCATCGAGAAGGCCCTCATCACAAGAGGTGGAGAAACTCTCGAGTACGACCCGGACGTTCTGGACGAAAACGTTGAGATAGAAGTCGGCGACGTGGTCGAGATAAAGAAGTTCGAAAAGACAGAAGTCTATGTTTCCGGATACGTTTCAAGGCCCGGGGTTTACGAGATCTCCCCAAAAGAGAACGTGACCCTGGAAAAGCTCCTCTCCATGGCAGGAGGCATAAAGGGTACTCTGGAAGAGGTCGACAGCATCGTCGTGACAAGAGATGGCAGTGTGATCACACTCTCACCGAACAATCTGGATTTTTCTGTGAAGCCAGGAGACGTGGTGAACGTGAAAGAGTTCGTCCCGAAGAAGGCCTACGTACTGGGATACGTGAGAAATCCGGGGCTTTACACCTTCGGAAAGAACGAGGCGTTCACCCTGAGAAACCTCATCGCAAAGGCGGGGGGCTTCGTTGACGAAGGCCAGGTCGTGTCCGTGAAGGTGGCAGGAAAGGAGTACTCCCCGGACGAGATCGTAAAGGAAGACATCTTGCTCGAAGATGGTGTGTTCGTCTACGTGGAGAGGTATACGGACAGGTTCGTCTACATGGTGGGAGACAACGTCTCAAGGAATGGAAAGATGAGTTTCGAGAAGGAAGAACCCTTCACACTTTCGACCGCTCTTAAAAAGTACGGGATCGAGGACTTCTCTTTGATAAAGAGCCTTTCGCTTTTGAGGAATGGCAGAGAGATGACTTTCGATCCGGAAAAGATCCTCACAGAAGACGTTCCCCTCGAAAAGGGTGACACGATCCTTGTGAGAACGGTTCAGACAAAGAGGGTCTACTTCACAGGGGACGTGTACGGCTACGTTGACTTTGCAAAGGACGAGGATATCACACTGGAAAAGGCGCTCGCAAGGTTTGGAAAGGTTCAGAGAAAGTACATCGCAGGTTTGAAGGTGATCATGGATGGAAGGGTTCAGAAGTTCGATGAACTTGTGGATGTTCCGCTTGAAGACGGTGCGGTTGTTGAACTGAATCTGAAGGAGTCGATCAGGGTCTACGTGGACGGCTTTGTGAGAGCACCCCAGATGGTCGTGTTCGAGCCGGACGAAACTCCCGTGCTCGACAGGGCGATCGTGAAGGCAGGAGGTTACAGAGAAGACACACTCTTTGAGGCAGGAAACATAACTGTTCTGCGAGACGGCCACGAGATCACCGTTCCAAAAGAGCAGACAAGTTCCTTTGAACTCGAGGATGGAGATCTTGTCTTTGTGAAGTACAGAGAAAAAACCCACGTGTACGTCTTCGGTGAAGGGATCACGAACACACTCGTGACCTTCGAGGACGAAGAGACTCCCACTCTGAGGAGCGTTCTTGGAAAGGTCGGTGGTGTGAAGAGCACGGGCTCTGAGAGGATAGTCGTTGTGAAACCGGACGGCGAAAAAGAAGAGGTGGACTACGAAGAGGTGATAAAAACAGGTGGCCCCGTTCTTGAAAGCGGCAGTGTGGTCTTCGTGCCCCTTGAGACGGAGAACTTTGCCTACGTGGTCGGAGAGGTGGCACGTCCAGGAGCGTACGAGTTGAAAGGAGACGTGACGCTTCTCAAACTCATCGCACAGGCAGGTGGCCTGAGCAACTGGGCACTGAGAACGAAGGTGATCTTGAGAAGAGGAGAGAAAGAGTTCACCTACGACTTCACCAGCATCGAAGAGGTCCAGAACGTGAAGGTGGAGCCAGGAGATGTGGTGTACGTGCCACCCGTTGAGACGAACTACGTGTACGTTCTTGGAAACGTGAAAAACCCCGGCATTGTGAAGGTGGACAGGTATTCCACCGTGTTCGATGTGGTGATGAGGGCAGGAGGCTTCACAGAGAAAGCGGCAGCAAGCAGGATCTTCCTCTTCAGGGGAGGGCCGCAGGGAGAGGTGACCGTCTGTGATCTTTCTGGAGTTTTGTCTGGAAAAGGTGGTGGAGTGAACCTGAACGTTTCGCCGGGTGATGTGGTCTTCGTTCCGGACAACCCGCTCATACAGGTGACAGAGGCACTCTCCATCGTGAACACCATATTCAGCACTATAAGAAACGTCAAAGACGTGATGGGGTGGTAA
- a CDS encoding DUF2922 domain-containing protein, translating to MKRLYLDFYNETENKRRRIIVNDPVEGLTAEQVQSAMQTLLDSKVLEGYAIDRAVVVETSSNEFFDLIQ from the coding sequence ATGAAGAGGCTCTATCTGGATTTTTACAACGAAACTGAGAACAAAAGAAGAAGGATCATCGTCAACGATCCCGTGGAAGGCCTCACAGCAGAACAGGTTCAGTCGGCCATGCAGACACTCCTTGACTCGAAGGTCCTGGAAGGATACGCGATCGACAGGGCAGTGGTTGTAGAGACTTCTTCAAATGAATTTTTTGATCTCATTCAGTGA
- a CDS encoding glycosyltransferase family 4 protein has product MEYALRDKNIPILRRILYKKVKERILKEEIEVIRNADTIFITTEKEKQFFKEKIEESDYNKIQVAYNGVDEKILEVGKKRVQMIRDKAFVFNNRLLFLGTLNYYPNEIAAIRLVEKIFPQILKHKKDLELYIVGSNPSNKLKRLCGNNAKIKLLGYVEDLHELLVKTDIIILPMTVVSGIQNKLLTGLSSAIPVVITSQAIFDDKLQHLKNVMVAETDDDYVNAVVKLYESPSLYFEIAENAFKFADENLRWSKVIEKYMNAILS; this is encoded by the coding sequence ATGGAGTATGCATTGAGAGACAAAAATATTCCGATTTTACGAAGGATTTTGTATAAAAAAGTTAAGGAAAGGATTCTCAAGGAAGAAATTGAAGTAATAAGGAATGCAGATACAATCTTCATAACAACTGAAAAAGAAAAACAATTTTTTAAAGAAAAAATTGAAGAATCAGATTACAACAAGATACAGGTAGCTTATAATGGAGTAGATGAAAAAATATTAGAAGTTGGGAAAAAACGAGTCCAGATGATAAGAGACAAAGCTTTTGTGTTTAACAACAGATTGTTGTTTCTTGGAACCTTAAATTATTATCCGAATGAAATAGCTGCTATCAGACTGGTCGAAAAAATCTTTCCACAAATACTGAAACACAAAAAAGATCTGGAATTGTACATAGTGGGGTCGAATCCTTCAAATAAACTAAAAAGGCTATGTGGGAATAATGCAAAAATAAAATTGCTTGGTTACGTTGAGGATTTGCATGAGCTTCTAGTCAAGACAGACATTATAATACTTCCAATGACAGTAGTCAGTGGCATCCAAAACAAGCTTCTGACAGGATTATCATCCGCTATACCCGTTGTTATAACTTCTCAGGCTATCTTCGATGATAAACTTCAACATCTCAAAAATGTTATGGTCGCAGAAACTGATGATGATTATGTCAACGCAGTTGTTAAACTTTATGAGTCACCTTCCTTATATTTTGAAATAGCTGAAAACGCGTTTAAATTTGCTGATGAAAACCTTAGATGGTCTAAGGTTATAGAAAAATACATGAATGCGATTCTCTCATAA
- a CDS encoding glycoside hydrolase family 73 protein: MKEKFLERFGETAFLLGKLTGMDPKILLAQSALETGWGRHTVGNNLFGIKKLSWLERGVEAETKEFDGVKTSDTFQTFVSPENSMIAYLILIKECYNKAWAERKNPRLYFHLLQELGYATDPVYAKKCLDVYNCVE, from the coding sequence ATGAAAGAGAAGTTTCTCGAAAGATTCGGCGAAACCGCCTTTCTTCTTGGAAAGCTCACCGGGATGGATCCGAAGATACTCCTTGCCCAGTCCGCCCTCGAAACTGGCTGGGGAAGACACACGGTGGGAAACAACCTCTTCGGCATAAAGAAACTCTCCTGGCTCGAAAGAGGAGTTGAAGCGGAAACGAAAGAGTTCGATGGGGTGAAAACGAGCGATACGTTTCAAACTTTTGTCAGTCCAGAAAACAGTATGATCGCCTACTTGATTCTTATAAAAGAGTGTTATAATAAGGCCTGGGCAGAAAGAAAGAACCCCAGGTTATATTTTCATCTCCTTCAGGAACTGGGATACGCAACAGATCCGGTGTACGCAAAAAAGTGCCTTGATGTTTACAATTGTGTTGAATAA
- a CDS encoding sigma factor: protein MPKRNTKKLKDEELNINELFERYRAEVEAKTRYFFKKWGYKVHSYEDLYQTVACIFTYAYKTWKKEKGRFDAHLKSTINRKVIDLLQGIPLPGCSDAPFDILKTEYKSRCELMDFEEENL, encoded by the coding sequence ATGCCTAAGAGAAATACGAAGAAACTGAAAGATGAAGAACTCAACATCAACGAACTCTTCGAAAGATACAGGGCCGAGGTAGAAGCGAAAACGAGGTACTTCTTCAAGAAGTGGGGATACAAGGTCCACTCCTACGAAGACCTCTACCAGACGGTAGCCTGTATTTTCACCTACGCTTATAAAACGTGGAAAAAAGAAAAGGGAAGGTTCGATGCGCATCTAAAGTCCACCATAAACAGAAAGGTGATCGATCTTCTTCAGGGTATACCCCTTCCAGGTTGCAGCGATGCTCCATTCGACATCCTGAAGACAGAATACAAATCACGCTGCGAACTGATGGACTTCGAAGAAGAAAATCTCTGA
- a CDS encoding glycosyltransferase family 2 protein has translation MPKTVAILVSYNGFHDTVECVKTLLNQTVPLHKIVIVDNASPNNDYEKLKEVFSNESKVVVLKTPKNGGFAYGNNFGIKYAMEHSKPDFFLLINNDTIADRHLHEELLRAYERFKDQKIGIVTGKIYYYNEKDKIWFDGGYFSKLKCSGYHSNYDKYDTVVVNNDEIREITFATGCLWFVPTKIFEEVGFLPEEYFLYLEDTDYCLKLQRNGYKIIYNPNTKIWHKVGASSGNTKKTPKYYWMNRNRIILCKKYFGTFRAYLFTFGFLIPTRLIRFLQFLMKGKLVNTFEGIIDGLNFRVNKGGEK, from the coding sequence GTGCCAAAAACAGTTGCCATTTTAGTGAGCTATAACGGTTTCCATGACACAGTAGAATGCGTAAAAACTCTGCTTAATCAAACGGTACCACTACATAAGATAGTGATTGTTGATAATGCTTCTCCTAACAATGACTATGAAAAACTCAAAGAAGTATTCTCAAACGAATCCAAGGTGGTTGTTCTCAAGACCCCAAAGAACGGTGGTTTCGCCTATGGTAACAACTTTGGGATAAAGTATGCTATGGAACATTCCAAGCCAGATTTTTTCCTCCTTATAAACAATGACACGATTGCTGACAGGCACTTACATGAGGAACTATTAAGGGCTTACGAAAGATTCAAAGATCAAAAGATAGGAATCGTTACTGGAAAGATCTACTATTACAACGAAAAAGACAAAATATGGTTCGATGGTGGATATTTCTCTAAGTTAAAATGCAGTGGTTATCATTCTAATTACGATAAATATGACACAGTCGTTGTCAATAACGATGAAATAAGAGAAATAACATTTGCCACTGGGTGCTTGTGGTTTGTACCCACCAAGATTTTTGAGGAAGTAGGTTTTCTTCCTGAAGAGTACTTTCTCTACCTCGAAGACACAGATTATTGTTTAAAGCTACAGCGGAACGGCTACAAGATTATCTACAATCCTAACACTAAAATCTGGCACAAAGTGGGAGCAAGCTCCGGCAACACAAAGAAGACTCCAAAATATTACTGGATGAACCGAAACAGGATAATACTTTGCAAAAAGTACTTTGGGACTTTCAGAGCCTACCTGTTCACATTTGGATTTCTGATACCAACAAGACTCATTAGATTCCTCCAGTTTTTGATGAAAGGAAAGTTAGTCAACACATTTGAGGGTATTATAGATGGCTTGAATTTCCGTGTGAACAAAGGAGGGGAGAAGTAA
- a CDS encoding DUF1659 domain-containing protein: protein MEKALRILWATGEVDENGDPVTRRQTISVSPNATAQDLANAVNALDSLTNHTYVSAQLVTYETI, encoded by the coding sequence GTGGAGAAGGCTCTCAGGATCCTCTGGGCAACGGGAGAGGTGGACGAAAACGGTGACCCAGTGACAAGAAGGCAGACCATCTCTGTGAGTCCGAACGCCACGGCACAGGACCTTGCAAACGCGGTGAACGCTCTCGATTCTCTCACAAACCACACCTACGTCTCCGCTCAACTCGTCACGTACGAAACCATATGA
- a CDS encoding HAD family hydrolase: MIRNIVFDLGGVLIDWRPCEYLVESFPEDVAKVLEREIFKHEDWKKMDRGTLPENDLWEKKKKELSEYREYVEKLEREVPKLLKPIEENVKLLSILKEKNFKLYVLSNYGKIYFEMVRRRYRFFDFFDGMVISSHVGFIKPEKEIYLELIRKYKITPKESLFIDDMEENVKAAEELGFNTIHLPEPSRLKELLFETLKIGR; this comes from the coding sequence ATGATACGAAACATCGTCTTCGATCTTGGAGGAGTTCTGATCGACTGGAGGCCTTGCGAATACCTGGTGGAGTCCTTTCCAGAGGACGTGGCAAAGGTTCTGGAGAGGGAGATCTTCAAGCACGAAGACTGGAAGAAAATGGACAGGGGAACTCTTCCAGAGAACGATCTCTGGGAAAAGAAAAAGAAAGAACTTTCAGAGTACAGAGAGTACGTTGAAAAACTGGAAAGGGAGGTCCCGAAACTCTTAAAACCCATAGAGGAGAACGTGAAGTTGCTTTCTATTTTGAAGGAAAAGAACTTCAAACTGTACGTTCTTTCGAACTACGGGAAGATCTATTTCGAGATGGTGAGAAGAAGATATCGATTTTTTGACTTTTTCGATGGGATGGTGATCTCATCGCACGTTGGTTTCATAAAGCCAGAGAAAGAGATCTATCTTGAGTTGATCAGAAAGTATAAGATCACACCGAAGGAGAGTCTTTTCATAGACGACATGGAGGAGAACGTAAAAGCAGCAGAAGAACTTGGCTTCAACACGATACACCTTCCAGAGCCTTCCAGGTTGAAGGAACTCCTGTTTGAAACTCTCAAGATCGGCAGGTGA
- a CDS encoding glycosyltransferase family 2 protein, whose protein sequence is MEERGEVNNSDLDISIISLTWNSEKYVKKFLDSILEDLKESGLSYEVIIIDNGSKDSTLKILEEYRSREPNFIYIPLGKNTGTTFSRNIGIRIARGKYIGILDSDTMVPKGTIKKIIDAFQEIPSNRIGIIHPKLVYPDGTFQESARRFPTFWIKVARLMGWERIRKKLESIEEVLNEKITTVDYAISAAWFLKRSVFDEVGLLDEKIFYAPEDAEFCARLWRKGYEVWYYPKVTIIHDAQRITKKKPFSKLGILHILGLLRFWVKHHRILS, encoded by the coding sequence GTGGAGGAGAGGGGCGAAGTGAATAATAGCGATTTGGATATTTCGATCATAAGTTTGACGTGGAATAGTGAGAAGTACGTGAAGAAGTTTTTAGATTCGATTTTAGAAGATTTAAAAGAAAGTGGTTTGTCCTACGAAGTTATAATCATAGACAACGGTTCGAAAGATTCCACTTTGAAAATCTTGGAAGAATATCGTAGCAGAGAACCAAATTTTATATACATTCCCCTTGGAAAAAACACAGGTACAACTTTCTCGAGGAACATAGGGATACGCATAGCACGTGGAAAGTATATTGGAATTCTTGATTCAGATACGATGGTTCCAAAAGGAACTATAAAAAAGATAATTGACGCTTTCCAGGAAATACCATCAAACAGAATAGGAATAATTCATCCCAAGCTGGTCTATCCAGATGGTACGTTCCAGGAATCAGCTAGGCGATTTCCAACCTTCTGGATTAAAGTTGCTCGGTTAATGGGATGGGAAAGAATCAGAAAAAAGTTGGAGAGTATAGAAGAAGTATTAAATGAAAAAATCACAACTGTTGATTATGCCATTTCAGCTGCCTGGTTCTTAAAACGTTCTGTTTTTGATGAGGTTGGCCTTCTTGATGAAAAGATCTTCTATGCCCCAGAAGATGCAGAATTCTGTGCAAGATTATGGAGAAAAGGGTATGAAGTCTGGTACTATCCAAAGGTTACCATAATTCATGATGCTCAACGAATCACAAAGAAAAAACCTTTTTCAAAACTGGGAATACTTCATATTCTTGGTTTACTGCGTTTTTGGGTTAAGCATCACAGGATTTTGAGTTGA
- a CDS encoding sugar transferase, translating to MYQLIVFDLVVLSALNLPFFNWYVGILFSLCMTLSFFAFRLYDLENVQNYNEQIIRTTVGTLFSFILILFFYPLFEKDITRYNFFYNFLVSVVLIPPLNTLLGKLFIKNQPTKTFLVVGRKEEIEPILKEIEEKTTGKYRFAEYINPTVEVLKRKLVHYDGVLLADPEFEDVLKKVNIERVEYLPNLVEKTLKRIPMKVLEKFREYYEVCFSAVNDDSPAKRILDIAVSLIALAVFSPIMLVVGIIIYLEDGRPVVFRQKRVGKDGKTFTMLKLRSMRKKQEKTPKFADQEKDRILKIGRIIRPFRIDEALQFVNVLRGEMSVAGPRPEQVEFVRIFEKQIPFYHLRHKVKPGITGWAQLMYKYSSSLEEVKKKLSYDLWYVKNRNIFLDLRIILQTLEAVLWRRGAK from the coding sequence TTGTATCAACTGATTGTCTTCGATCTTGTGGTGCTTTCTGCACTCAACCTCCCTTTTTTTAACTGGTACGTGGGAATACTCTTTTCGCTGTGTATGACACTTTCTTTCTTTGCCTTCAGGCTCTACGACCTTGAAAATGTTCAAAACTACAACGAACAAATCATAAGAACAACTGTTGGCACTCTTTTTTCTTTCATACTGATCCTTTTCTTCTATCCCCTCTTCGAAAAAGACATCACCCGATACAACTTCTTCTACAACTTTTTGGTCTCTGTCGTTTTGATCCCTCCTCTGAACACCCTTCTTGGAAAACTCTTCATCAAAAACCAGCCCACAAAAACGTTCCTTGTCGTGGGAAGAAAAGAAGAAATAGAACCCATCCTGAAAGAAATAGAAGAAAAAACGACGGGAAAGTACCGCTTTGCAGAGTACATAAACCCAACGGTTGAAGTTCTGAAAAGAAAACTCGTCCATTACGACGGAGTCCTTCTTGCAGACCCAGAGTTCGAAGACGTTCTGAAGAAGGTGAACATCGAACGTGTGGAATACCTGCCAAACCTTGTGGAAAAAACCCTGAAGAGAATCCCCATGAAAGTCCTGGAAAAGTTCAGAGAGTACTACGAGGTTTGCTTCAGCGCTGTGAATGATGACTCACCGGCAAAAAGAATCCTGGACATCGCTGTCTCTCTGATCGCCCTTGCTGTCTTCTCCCCCATCATGCTCGTTGTTGGTATAATTATATACCTGGAAGATGGAAGGCCCGTTGTGTTCAGGCAAAAGAGGGTTGGGAAAGATGGGAAAACATTCACGATGCTAAAACTCAGAAGTATGAGGAAAAAGCAGGAGAAAACACCGAAGTTCGCAGACCAGGAAAAAGACAGGATACTCAAGATTGGAAGAATCATAAGACCATTCAGAATAGACGAGGCGCTTCAGTTTGTGAACGTGCTCAGAGGAGAAATGAGCGTTGCAGGACCAAGACCGGAACAGGTGGAGTTTGTCCGAATCTTTGAAAAACAGATTCCCTTCTATCACCTGAGACACAAGGTGAAACCCGGTATCACCGGCTGGGCACAGCTCATGTACAAGTATTCTTCCAGTCTGGAAGAAGTCAAAAAGAAACTCAGCTACGACCTTTGGTACGTGAAGAACAGAAACATCTTTCTGGATCTAAGGATAATCCTTCAAACGCTGGAGGCTGTGCTGTGGAGGAGAGGGGCGAAGTGA